The segment TCGGGTGGCGGTAGTCCACGTCGTAGACGAGGGCGCCCACGCGCAGGCTCTGCGTCACTTCCGCCGCGATCGTCATGGCGATCGTCGGCGACCACTGATCACCGAAGTGGTCCGGCAGATACAGCGTCGTGTAGCCGAGGTCCTCGGTCTTGCGAGCGAGATCGCGCCAGGCGTTCCCGTCTGAAGCCGCGTGGTGTTGCACACTGAAACGAAATGGACGCATCTACGCAATCTAGGTCGACGTGGCTCACCCGCAACTTGGTGGTGCTTTCGGTCGTCAGCTTTCTTCAGGACGCGGCGAGCGAACTGCTCTACCCGGTGCTGCCGATCTTCCTCCGCACCGTGCTCGGCGCGCCTGTCGCCGCCATCGGCGCCATCGAGGCCGTCGCCGAAGGCATCGCCGCCGCGGCGAAATACGTCGCCGGTCGCGTGGCTGATCGCGTGCAGCCACGGCGCATCGTCGGGCTCGGCTACGGGCTCGCCGCCGCCGGCAAGCTCGTCGTCGCCGCCGCGGGTGCGTGGCCCGTCGTCATGCTCGGCCGCGGCGTCGACCGCCTCGGCAAGGGCATCCGCGGCGCGCCCCGCGACGCGCTGCTGGTCGACGACATCCCCGTCGAGGCGCGCGGCCGCGCGTTCGGCGTGCACCGCACCGCCGACACCGCCGGCGCGGTGATCGGCCCGCTGATAGGGCTTGGCCTGTACGAACTGCTGCACCACCACATCCGGCCGCTGCTGTGGATCGCGGTCATCCCCGCCACGTTGAGCGCGCTCACCGTCGTGTTCGCCAACGACTCGCACGTCGTGGCGCGTGTCAAGGACGCGCGGGCCGCGGGCCGCGAGCGACCAGATGTGAAGATTCCCGCCAGCGCCAAGCGCGTGATCATCGCCGTGACGGTCTTCAGCCTCGTCAACTTCCCCGACGCGCTGATCATCCTGCGGGCCAACGAACTCGGTCTCAGCCTCGGCCTCGTGATCCTCGCGTACGCGTTGTACAACGTGAGCTACGCCGGCTTGTCGTATCCCTTCGGTGCACTCGCCGACCAACTGTCGTCCAACGTCGTGTACGCCATCGGCCTCGTATGTTTCGCCGTCGGCTACTTCGGCCTCGGTCTTGTCACCAAGAGCTACTGGGTGTGGCCGCTGTTCATGATCTACGGCGGCTTCCAGGCGGCGACCGACGGCGTGGGCAAGTCGTGGGTGAGCAAACTCGTCCCCAACGAGGTGCAGGGTCGCACGCAGGGCACGCTGCAAGCCGCCACCGGCGGCGCCGTGTTGATCGCCGGGTTGTGGGCCGGTTTCGCCTGGCACGACAACGGCCGCGTCCCGCTGATGATCTCCGGCGTCGTGGCCCTCGCTGCCGCCGCCTACGTGGCCACCGCGTTGCCGGCACGGCGCCTGCCGGCGTAGTTGGCAATGATGACCGCGTGACCGAAGCAAGACAGGCGCGGACGCGCGTCCGCGATGCGATCGCGACGCACCCATGGGTGTGCCGAACCCTCGCCGGCGCGGCGCGCTACGGAGGCGCGCGTTCGGCGGCGGCGAAGCTGCGTCAGCTCAGTCTTGATCTCGTCACCGTTTCGGTACCGGAGGTCGCCACCGGCGGCGTGCGGGTGACGGTCCGGCTGCCAGGTCGCGCCGGTCGGGATCAGATCGCGACCGCCCTGCGCGAGTCCGGATGGACCGGCTTCGAGCCACCGATGCCGACGGTGTTCGCCGCCTGCGCAGCAACGTTTCCCGGCGTGGTCTACGACATCGGAGCCAATACCGGCTTCTACTCCGTCGTCGCCGCCCGCGTCGCGCGTGCCAACAAGGTGGTGGCCTTCGAGCCGTTCCCGCCGGTACTGGCCAATCTGAAATCGACGCTGCGCGTCAACCGATGCTCCGACCGCGTCCACGTCGAACCAGCCGCCCTCAGCAGCGCGCCCGGCGAGGCGACGTTGTACGTGCCCCTGCAAGACCACGGCCTCGTCGAGACGAGCGCCACGCTCTCCGCCAGCTTCAAAGAGGAGTACAGCGACGCCATCGACGTGCGGGTGCTCACGCTCGACGCCTATGACGAGTCGGCGAGCCCCGGCCGGGCCACGCTTTTGAAGATCGATGTCGAGAGCATGGAGGCATCCGTCCTGCGCGGCGCCCTGCGGATACTCAAGACCCATCGCCCGATCGTGTTCTGCGAGGTGCTGCCGAGCGGGGACGCCAAGGCGATCGACGCCATCCGCCAACAGGTCCGCTACACCGACATCCGGTTGCACGCCGACGCCGCGTTCATCGGTTCCGACGTCAGCTTCGACCCCGCGGGATGGAACCATTTGCTCGTTCCCGACGAGAAGCTCGAACGGGTCGAGCCCCTCCTCACGCGGTGCGGCCTCACGTTGGAGCGGGCTGAGTAGCAACCGCTTTGCCATCGCGGCCCCGGGCGGCGAACATTGTTCTGTGACGACGAAGGCCTGGACGCCCGCGAGCTGGAAAGACAAACCAGCAAAGCAGCAGCCCACGTGGCCTGACGCCGCCGCGCTCGCCGAAGCGGAGAAGACCCTCGCCGGGCTACCGCCGCTGGTGTTCGCCGGCGAGGCCCGGGGTCTGCAGCGCCAGCTGGCGCAGGTGGCGGCGGGCGACGCCTTCGTCCTGATCGCCGGCGACTGCGCCGAGTCGTTCCACGAGTTCTCGGCGGACAACATCCGGGACAAGATGAAGGTCATCCTCCAGATGGCCGTCGTGCTCACGTACGGCTCCGGTGTGCCCGTCGTGAAGATCGGCCGTATGGCCGGCCAGTTCGCCAAGCCGCGCTCGGCCGACTTCGAGACGGTCAACGGTGTCGAGCTGCCGAGCTTCCGCGGCCACAACGTCAACGACGACGCCCCGACACTCGAAGCCCGCCTGCCCGACCCGCAGCGCCTCATCCAGG is part of the Acidimicrobiales bacterium genome and harbors:
- a CDS encoding FkbM family methyltransferase translates to MTEARQARTRVRDAIATHPWVCRTLAGAARYGGARSAAAKLRQLSLDLVTVSVPEVATGGVRVTVRLPGRAGRDQIATALRESGWTGFEPPMPTVFAACAATFPGVVYDIGANTGFYSVVAARVARANKVVAFEPFPPVLANLKSTLRVNRCSDRVHVEPAALSSAPGEATLYVPLQDHGLVETSATLSASFKEEYSDAIDVRVLTLDAYDESASPGRATLLKIDVESMEASVLRGALRILKTHRPIVFCEVLPSGDAKAIDAIRQQVRYTDIRLHADAAFIGSDVSFDPAGWNHLLVPDEKLERVEPLLTRCGLTLERAE
- a CDS encoding MFS transporter — its product is MDASTQSRSTWLTRNLVVLSVVSFLQDAASELLYPVLPIFLRTVLGAPVAAIGAIEAVAEGIAAAAKYVAGRVADRVQPRRIVGLGYGLAAAGKLVVAAAGAWPVVMLGRGVDRLGKGIRGAPRDALLVDDIPVEARGRAFGVHRTADTAGAVIGPLIGLGLYELLHHHIRPLLWIAVIPATLSALTVVFANDSHVVARVKDARAAGRERPDVKIPASAKRVIIAVTVFSLVNFPDALIILRANELGLSLGLVILAYALYNVSYAGLSYPFGALADQLSSNVVYAIGLVCFAVGYFGLGLVTKSYWVWPLFMIYGGFQAATDGVGKSWVSKLVPNEVQGRTQGTLQAATGGAVLIAGLWAGFAWHDNGRVPLMISGVVALAAAAYVATALPARRLPA